One Setaria viridis chromosome 5, Setaria_viridis_v4.0, whole genome shotgun sequence genomic region harbors:
- the LOC117856366 gene encoding disease resistance protein RGA2 gives MEEKVQRLQLLLLRVRTVIEEADGRCITNSGMLMQLKLLSERMYRGYYVLENFKYRPIVQSAGQEVSSSPTLASSFGASIKRFRMMSNSTTRSSTVDDLDGALRSLETMVDTMKEFVMLIGGCERVCCNPYDTYLYLDNFMFSRYVEKQHVLNTLLQKNFNNQGAPAILPIIGGHKVGKRTLVSQICSNEKIRSHFSSILHISEQVISRIEHEKFPCVRTLVVIEFMLDVNEDDWMKFYSCVSGMGEGTKVIIISRLEKLARFATVKPIHMKLLSQEEYSYLFKVLAFGSANPEDYPQLSSIGNELSTLMGRSCIIGNVLADVLRKNLNTQFWFHVLKRYKGTLENNMLLFGDHPRSIACKDRPIDITKLIYYPAPFQILPPHVGCDVSATQLPRVTFGDLIVGSAAPPKEMFELMTWESRLPPYSKIVRICVQNKTQNAAPLRKKRRGVVA, from the coding sequence ATGGAGGAGAAGGTTCAGAGGCTGCAGCTTCTCCTGCTGAGAGTTCGTACGGTTATCGAGGAAGCAGATGGGCGATGTATCACAAACTCCGGTATGTTGATGCAGCTCAAGCTGCTTTCAGAGAGAATGTACCGAGGGTACTATGTGCTGGAAAACTTCAAGTATAGGCCCATAGTGCAGAGTGCTGGACAGGAGGTGAGTAGCTCCCCTACACTTGCGTCATCTTTTGGGGCTTCTATAAAACGTTTCCGTATGATGAGTAACAGTACTACTAGGAGCTCAACTGTTGATGATCTTGACGGTGCTTTGCGGAGCTTAGAAACTATGGTGGATACAATGAAAGAGTTTGTTATGCTTATTGGGGGATGTGAACGCGTGTGCTGCAATCCCTATGACACGTATCTTTACCTCGATAACTTCATGTTCAGTCGCTATGTGGAAAAGCAGCATGTCCTCAACACACTGCTGCAgaaaaatttcaacaatcagGGTGCTCCAGCCATTCTTCCAATCATTGGTGGTCACAAGGTTGGCAAAAGAACTCTTGTTTCTCAAATATGCAGTAACGAGAAGATTCGGAGCCATTTCTCTTCAATATTGCATATTTCTGAGCAAGTCATAAGCAGAATAGAACATGAGAAATTCCCATGCGTGAGGACTTTGGTCGTGATTGAGTTTATGTTAGATGTGAATGAAGACGATTGGATGAAGTTCTATTCTTGTGTGTCAGGCATGGGTGAAGGAACCAAAGTGATAATCATAAGCAGGCTTGAAAAGCTTGCAAGATTTGCTACAGTAAAGCCAATTCATATGAAACTTTTGTCACAAGAGGAGTACAGCTATCTCTTCAAGGTATTGGCATTTGGAAGCGCAAATCCAGAGGACTATCCACAGTTATCATCCATCGGAAATGAGTTATCAACGCTGATGGGTAGGTCGTGCATCATTGGAAACGTTCTGGCTGATGTACTTAGAAAGAATCTCAACACCCAATTCTGGTTCCATGTCTTAAAAAGGTACAAAGGGACCTTAGAGAACAATATGTTATTGTTTGGTGACCACCCAAGAAGTATTGCTTGTAAAGATCGTCCAATAGACATCACAAAATTGATCTACTATCCGGCTCCATTTCAGATCTTGCCTCCTCACGTAGGATGTGATGTTTCTGCAACCCAGCTTCCTAGGGTTACATTTGGGGACTTGATAGTAGGCTCAGCTGCTCCTCCAAAGGAGATGTTCGAGCTCATGACATGGGAATCAAGGCTGCCTCCTTATTCCAAGATTGTACGGATCTGTGTTCAAAATAAGACTCAAAATGCTGCCCCATTGAGAAAGAAGCGTCGAGGAGTAGTTGCATAA
- the LOC140222856 gene encoding uncharacterized protein: MDCTVLSWIYVTINVDLQQQVMLKEPSACVAWLALDDEFLGQRESRALLLSAEFRNFKQGALNITDYCRRLETMVSALAEFGDPVSDRTLVMTLIRGLNGTFRHMMSHLKLQRPFPTFNEARNLLLLEEVDLKDAAADDPPPPAALYTSGGGAPQHPSGGQSGGGQGRAPSGGGNAGQRNNNRRRVQFWPYPYGPGGAMHRQQQPPAAFHAQQQPVYAPQQVPYMLHQGAPSVPPGFGYGGVPSSPMAQQQQQVPWTPMAGGSWNQGSLINNFSTMSLNVPSPSNEWYIDSGAGSHMANNAGSSNTERDRQM; this comes from the exons ATGGACTGCACCGTGCTGTCGTGGATCTACGTCACCATCAACGTCGATCTGCAGCAGCAGGTCATGCTCAAGGAGCCCTCCGCTTGCGTCGCGTGGCTCGCCCTCGACGACGAGTTCCTAGGGCAGCGTGAATCACGCGCCCTCCTTCTCTCCGCCGAGTTCCGCAACTTCAAGCAGGGCGCCCTCAACATCACCGACTATTGTCGTCGGTTGGAGACGATGGTGAGCGCCCTCGCTGAGTTCGGCGATCCCGTCAGCGATCGGACGCTGGTGATGACGCTGATCCGCGGCCTCAATGGCACTTTCCGCCATATGATGTCGCATCTGAAGCTCCAGCGCCCCTTCCCCACCTTCAACGAGGCGCGGAACCTTCTTCTCCTCGAGGAGGTCGATCTCAAGGACGCGGCCGCCGATGATCCGCCTCCCCCTGCTGCCCTCTACACGTCCGGCGGTGGCGCCCCGCAGCACCCCTCCGGTGGGCAGTCGGGCGGTGGCCAGGGGCGCGCCCCATCCGGTGGCGGCAACGCTGGGCAGCGCAACAacaaccgccgccgcg TTCAGTTCTGGCCGTACCCCtacggccccggcggcgccatGCATCGTCAACaacagccgccggccgccttcCACGCCCAGCAACAGCCCGTCTACGCGCCGCAGCAGGTGCCTTACATGCTGCACCAGGGCGCGCCGAGTGTCCCACCCGGCTTCGGCTATGGGGGTGTGCCCTCTTCACCCAtggcacagcagcagcagcaggtgccaTGGACTCCCATGGCTGGTGGATCGTGGAATCAAGGCTCCCTCATCAACAATTTCAGCACCATGTCGCTGAACGTGCCCTCTCCTTCGAACGAGTGGTACATCGACTCGGGCGCCGGCTCTCACATGGCAAACAACGCTG GATCTTCAAACACGGAGCGTGATCGCCAGATGTAA